From a single Bacillus pseudomycoides DSM 12442 genomic region:
- a CDS encoding biotin/lipoyl-binding protein, whose amino-acid sequence MLPNTVRTPNKKKKWIIIGVIALIVVVAAVNIFIMQGKKKGAAQGDAVSFEKVTERTLNNTKLISGQVKPGNIESFYADPTKGKVKDIAVKEGQEVEKGAKLFSYDNEEINLQMKQAELDQKMASMRYDQGKKKIDSVKNQIKKAKDSGAGKEVTDPLEEQVSELEIGQKTID is encoded by the coding sequence ATGTTACCAAATACGGTTCGTACTCCAAACAAAAAGAAGAAATGGATTATCATTGGGGTTATTGCATTAATTGTCGTCGTTGCAGCCGTCAATATTTTTATCATGCAAGGAAAGAAAAAAGGCGCGGCACAGGGAGACGCTGTTAGCTTTGAGAAAGTAACAGAACGTACATTGAATAATACGAAATTGATTTCCGGACAAGTAAAGCCTGGAAATATTGAGAGCTTCTACGCAGATCCGACAAAAGGAAAAGTGAAGGACATTGCGGTGAAAGAAGGACAGGAAGTAGAAAAGGGCGCGAAATTATTCTCTTATGATAATGAAGAAATCAATTTACAAATGAAACAAGCTGAGCTTGATCAAAAAATGGCAAGTATGCGCTATGATCAAGGGAAAAAGAAAATAGATTCAGTAAAGAACCAGATTAAGAAAGCGAAAGATAGCGGTGCTGGGAAAGAGGTAACAGATCCGTTAGAAGAGCAAGTAAGCGAATTAGAAATAGGGCAAAAAACAATTGAC